TTGACGCCGCGCGATGCGGCCGCGCGCAACACGTCGGCGAGGGCGGCCATCTCCGCCGTCGTGGGGGTGTAGCCGGTCGGATTGTTCGGGAAGTTCAGCACCAGCACCGCCTTGCCGCCGGCGGGAATCTCGCCGACGGCGCCCGCCAGCGCGTCCACGCCGAGGCCGCCGTTCGCACCGTAGAACGGTACCGTGGCGAGGCGCGCCTGGCGGCGTTCCTCCACGATGAGCCGATAGTTGCCCCAGTACAGGTCGGGCACGATCACCAGGTCGCCGCGCTCCACGAACAGGTCGGCGGCGACGGTGATGCCGTGGGTCAGGCCGCTGGTCACCATCGGCAGCGATGCCGGACCGCGCAGGCCGGGGTTCTTGGCGGCAATCTCGTCACGCCACCGGCGGCGCAGCTCCGGGAGGCCGCCGGTGGGGGCGTAGGCGAATATCTCCTCCGCGGAGAGGTCCGGTATCAGGCGGCGAATGGAGGCGAGGTACAACGGTTCGGCGCCGTCGGTCGCCATGCCCACCGTGGCGTTGAACCGGTGCGCGTCGCGCGCCGCCTCGGCCGTCTGCGCCACCACCCCGCGCGGGAAGTAGAGCCGGCGTCCGAAGTCGGACAGCAGATCGAGGATGGAAGTGTCAGCGAGCTTCCGATTGAGTTGCTCGGCAATGGGATTCCT
The window above is part of the Spirochaetaceae bacterium genome. Proteins encoded here:
- a CDS encoding aminotransferase class I/II-fold pyridoxal phosphate-dependent enzyme, with product MNPMNPRSPRNPIAEQLNRKLADTSILDLLSDFGRRLYFPRGVVAQTAEAARDAHRFNATVGMATDGAEPLYLASIRRLIPDLSAEEIFAYAPTGGLPELRRRWRDEIAAKNPGLRGPASLPMVTSGLTHGITVAADLFVERGDLVIVPDLYWGNYRLIVEERRQARLATVPFYGANGGLGVDALAGAVGEIPAGGKAVLVLNFPNNPTGYTPTTAEMAALADVLRAAASRGVNLVVICDDAYFGLFFESESCRESLFAYLADADERLLAVKVDGATKENYVWGFRIGFLTFAARGLTDGHFAALEQKVMGAVRSSVSSSSMLAQSLLLRAMRTGTYHAEQQANLAAIAERYRLVRAILAARAGDAGPLQPLPFNSGYFLTLRMAGGKAEVLRQELLRRRGVGTISVGDDYLRVAFSTVASADLEALFEEIYSVARQVAAGS